In Patescibacteria group bacterium, one DNA window encodes the following:
- a CDS encoding RtcB family protein, whose translation MDKNVLKKVSENIFEIPKSYRSDMRVPGRIYISEKMIDNVLQDQSLEQVVNVATLPGIVKYSLAMPDIHSGYGFPIGGVAATDIENNGVISPGGIGFDINCGVRLLRSGLNFSDIKDDIEKIANQIQRDVPSGLGRGVTQKLSLNEIDNVLKSGAKWAIGKGFGLEEDLEFIEENGCLKNAEIKNISELAKKRGLDQIGTLGSGNHFLEIQKVEKIFDKEIAEVFGLAEGEVTFLIHTGSRGLGHQVASDYVKFLNSAMPKYGISVPDYELACVPFVSSEGQQYFNAMAGAANYAWANRQMITYRVREAVSQVLSQKSKIKNKNLKLSIVYDVAHNMAKVEEYDGKKLCVQRKGATRAFPPGSLEIPEKYRETGQPVLIPGTMGTASYVLAGLESGKETFYSSCHGAGRRMSRGQAKRTIKSNELRQELDEKGIIIRAQSKMGLVEEAPEAYKNIDDVVDVIEKTNLSKKIAKLVPLAVIKG comes from the coding sequence ATGGATAAAAATGTTTTGAAAAAAGTTTCTGAAAATATTTTTGAAATTCCAAAATCTTATCGTTCTGATATGAGAGTGCCTGGTCGGATTTATATTTCGGAAAAAATGATTGATAATGTTTTGCAAGATCAATCTTTGGAACAAGTTGTTAATGTGGCAACTTTGCCAGGAATTGTAAAATATTCTTTAGCAATGCCAGATATTCATTCAGGCTATGGTTTTCCAATTGGCGGAGTAGCTGCAACTGATATAGAAAATAACGGTGTGATTTCGCCTGGCGGAATTGGTTTTGATATTAATTGCGGAGTTAGATTATTAAGATCAGGATTAAATTTTTCTGATATCAAAGATGATATTGAAAAAATTGCAAATCAAATTCAAAGAGACGTGCCATCAGGATTGGGTCGAGGAGTTACACAAAAATTAAGTTTAAATGAGATAGATAATGTTTTGAAAAGCGGAGCAAAATGGGCAATTGGCAAAGGATTTGGATTGGAAGAGGATTTGGAATTTATTGAAGAAAATGGATGTCTTAAGAATGCTGAAATTAAGAATATTTCGGAATTAGCAAAAAAAAGAGGCTTGGATCAAATTGGAACGTTGGGATCTGGAAATCATTTTTTAGAGATTCAAAAAGTTGAAAAAATATTTGATAAAGAAATTGCAGAAGTTTTTGGGTTAGCTGAAGGAGAAGTGACATTTTTAATTCATACAGGTTCAAGAGGACTCGGTCATCAAGTAGCAAGTGATTATGTTAAATTTTTAAATTCTGCAATGCCGAAATATGGTATTAGTGTTCCTGACTATGAATTGGCTTGTGTACCTTTTGTATCATCCGAGGGACAGCAATATTTTAATGCAATGGCAGGTGCAGCAAATTATGCTTGGGCGAATAGGCAGATGATAACGTATAGAGTACGTGAAGCTGTTAGCCAAGTCTTAAGTCAAAAATCTAAAATCAAAAATAAAAATTTGAAATTGTCGATTGTCTATGATGTTGCGCATAATATGGCTAAAGTTGAGGAGTATGATGGCAAAAAACTTTGTGTTCAGCGAAAAGGAGCGACAAGAGCTTTTCCGCCTGGAAGTTTAGAGATACCAGAAAAATATCGAGAAACTGGACAACCAGTTTTAATTCCTGGAACAATGGGAACAGCGAGCTATGTGTTAGCTGGATTAGAATCTGGAAAAGAAACTTTTTATTCATCCTGTCATGGAGCAGGAAGAAGAATGTCAAGAGGTCAAGCAAAAAGAACAATTAAGAGCAACGAATTGAGGCAGGAGTTAGATGAAAAAGGTATTATTATTCGAGCGCAAAGCAAAATGGGTTTGGTAGAAGAAGCACCAGAAGCTTATAAGAATATTGATGATGTAGTTGATGTGATTGAAAAAACAAATTTAAGTAAAAAAATAGCTAAATTAGTACCATTGGCAGTAATAAAGGGCTAA
- a CDS encoding DedA family protein, with amino-acid sequence MITTLIDILANFVVKVIDILGYPGIFLLMLAESCGIPMPSEVIMPFSGFLVADGKLNFWLVVFIGAFGNLIGSLLAYWIGIKGGRPFIEKYGKFILISHHDLDLADSWFKRFGQWTVFFGRLLPVIRTYISFPAGIAEMNIAKFSLFTFLGAFPWCVLFTWLGVKMGNNWELIREKLHNFDMAILILVIVLIGLYIYRHIRNHRKDHERSN; translated from the coding sequence ATGATAACAACGTTAATTGATATTTTGGCAAATTTTGTTGTAAAAGTTATTGATATCTTAGGATATCCTGGAATTTTTTTGTTGATGTTGGCAGAAAGTTGTGGAATTCCAATGCCATCAGAAGTAATAATGCCTTTTTCTGGTTTTTTAGTTGCTGATGGAAAACTTAATTTTTGGTTAGTTGTATTTATCGGAGCATTTGGAAATCTAATTGGTTCGTTGCTTGCATATTGGATTGGTATAAAAGGCGGCAGGCCATTTATTGAAAAATATGGAAAATTCATTTTGATTTCACATCATGATTTGGATTTGGCTGATTCTTGGTTTAAAAGATTCGGACAATGGACAGTATTTTTTGGAAGACTTTTGCCAGTAATTAGAACATATATTTCTTTTCCAGCTGGAATTGCGGAAATGAATATTGCAAAATTTTCTTTGTTTACTTTTTTAGGCGCATTTCCTTGGTGTGTTTTGTTTACTTGGCTTGGGGTGAAGATGGGTAATAATTGGGAATTAATTAGAGAAAAATTGCATAATTTTGATATGGCGATTTTGATTTTGGTAATAGTATTAATAGGATTATATATTTATCGACACATCAGAAATCATAGAAAAGATCATGAACGAAGTAACTAG
- a CDS encoding CopG family transcriptional regulator — protein sequence MPNDKVTIKIPRPLYVKLKRIVKETGFESVTDFVVYCMRDIAIGKEGEDIKERLKKLGYLK from the coding sequence ATGCCAAATGATAAAGTAACAATAAAAATTCCAAGACCGCTTTATGTTAAGTTGAAAAGGATTGTCAAAGAAACTGGTTTTGAATCAGTGACGGATTTCGTTGTTTATTGCATGAGAGACATTGCGATTGGTAAAGAAGGCGAGGATATAAAAGAAAGATTGAAAAAGCTTGGTTATTTAAAATAA
- a CDS encoding FG-GAP-like repeat-containing protein has protein sequence MFLSTSKQSKNPIRGGELNGKVNFIGISKYKILLSLFFVFCFFLGANSVQAFSPLFESRIDYATDLYPESVFSADFDNDNDMDLAVANDGSDNVSILLNDGDGTFAAAVNYTVGSYPNSVFSADFDNDNDMDLAVANYYSDNVSILLNDGDGTFAAAVNYTVGSYPYSVFSADFDNDNDMDLAVANSNSDNVSILLNDGDGTFAAAVNYAAGDSPHSVFSADFDNDNDMDLATANSNSDNVSILLNDGDGTFAAAVNYAAGDGPYSVFSADFDNDNDMDLATANYGSDNVSIFLNDGDGTFAAAVNYAAGDGPYSVFSADFDNDNDMDLAVANSNSHNVSILLNDGDGTFAAAVNYAAGSYPYSVFSADFDNDNNMDLAVANNSADNVSILPNNGNGTFVSAVNYAVDDGPYSVFSADFDNDNDMDLATANNWGNNVSIFLNDGDGTFAAAVNYAAGDGPYSVFSADFDNDNDMDLATANNGSDNVSILLNDGDGTFAAAVNYAAGDGSYSVFSADFDSDNDMDLAVANYYSDNVSIFLNDGDGTFAAAVNYAAGDGSISVFSADFDSDNDMDLAVANYGSDNVSILLNDGDGTFAAAVNYAAGDGPYSVFSADFDNDNDMDLAVANDRSDNVSILLNDGDGTFAAAVDYTVGENPESVFSADFDNDNDMDLATANYNSDNVSILLNDGDGTFAAAGNYGTNRRPVSVFSADFDNDNDMDLATADYVGSCVSILFNNSLPDITVTPLSIDFSQVQIGQTSDQTVIVKNDGTNNLIIGSISSPSVPFNIQTDNCSNQTLVPAAECILTIRFAPTSLSNFNSSFDIPSNDSDENSVIVTLAGQGTANAPTCLSFYKRINLKNAVLNQIYCSQEVNSDVFFYKLPKRKAIKKLYIKLIRNKKSYLNGFTRKNSYQGYLKLLSNIGTVKKDYSKKVNKHINFKISVRYSKTKLNKTNIKEKNLRLFIKDRDGIWRGPFRIYQNKTTHTLKFKIRNYLVKPPKNPIPNPLDVKTKNRPFAPMFYFRTLKKIKFVIAEKNALSNLTNLETADSQDFFFE, from the coding sequence ATGTTTTTATCAACATCAAAACAATCAAAAAATCCAATAAGGGGAGGGGAGCTTAATGGAAAAGTAAATTTTATTGGTATTTCAAAATACAAGATTCTGTTGAGTCTTTTTTTTGTTTTTTGTTTTTTTCTTGGCGCTAATTCAGTTCAAGCCTTTTCACCCTTATTCGAGTCAAGGATAGATTATGCTACTGATTTATATCCTGAGTCAGTTTTTTCTGCTGATTTTGATAATGATAATGACATGGATTTAGCAGTAGCAAATGATGGTTCCGACAATGTTTCAATTCTTCTAAATGATGGCGATGGCACTTTTGCAGCAGCAGTTAATTATACTGTTGGTTCTTATCCTAATTCAGTTTTTTCTGCTGACTTTGATAATGATAATGACATGGATTTAGCAGTAGCAAATTATTATTCCGATAATGTTTCAATTCTTTTAAATGATGGCGATGGCACTTTTGCAGCAGCAGTTAATTATACTGTTGGTTCTTATCCATATTCAGTTTTTTCTGCTGACTTTGATAATGATAATGACATGGATTTAGCAGTAGCAAATTCTAATTCCGATAATGTTTCAATTCTTCTAAATGATGGCGATGGCACTTTTGCAGCAGCAGTTAATTATGCTGCTGGCGATAGTCCTCATTCAGTTTTTTCTGCTGACTTTGATAATGATAATGACATGGATTTAGCAACAGCAAATTCTAATTCCGATAATGTCTCAATTCTTCTAAATGATGGCGATGGCACTTTTGCAGCAGCAGTTAATTATGCTGCTGGCGATGGTCCTTATTCAGTTTTTTCTGCTGATTTTGATAATGATAATGACATGGATTTAGCAACAGCAAATTATGGTTCCGATAATGTTTCAATTTTTCTAAATGATGGCGATGGCACTTTTGCAGCAGCAGTTAATTATGCTGCTGGCGATGGTCCTTATTCAGTTTTTTCTGCTGACTTTGATAATGATAATGACATGGATTTGGCAGTAGCAAATTCTAATTCTCACAATGTCTCAATTCTTCTAAATGATGGCGATGGCACTTTTGCAGCAGCAGTTAATTATGCTGCTGGTTCTTATCCATATTCAGTTTTTTCTGCTGACTTTGATAATGATAATAACATGGATTTAGCAGTAGCAAATAATAGTGCCGACAATGTTTCAATTCTTCCAAACAATGGCAACGGCACTTTTGTATCAGCAGTTAATTATGCTGTTGACGATGGTCCTTATTCAGTTTTTTCTGCTGATTTTGATAATGATAATGACATGGATTTAGCAACAGCAAATAATTGGGGCAATAATGTCTCAATTTTTCTAAATGATGGCGATGGCACTTTTGCAGCAGCAGTTAATTATGCTGCTGGCGATGGTCCTTATTCAGTTTTTTCTGCTGATTTTGATAATGATAATGACATGGATTTAGCAACAGCAAATAATGGTTCCGATAATGTCTCAATTCTTCTAAATGATGGTGATGGCACTTTTGCAGCAGCAGTTAATTATGCTGCTGGCGATGGTTCTTATTCAGTTTTTTCTGCTGACTTTGATAGTGATAATGACATGGATTTGGCAGTAGCAAATTATTATTCCGATAATGTCTCAATTTTTCTAAATGATGGCGATGGCACTTTTGCAGCAGCAGTTAATTATGCTGCTGGCGATGGTTCTATTTCAGTTTTTTCTGCTGACTTTGATAGTGATAATGACATGGATTTAGCAGTAGCAAATTATGGTTCCGATAATGTTTCAATTCTTCTAAATGATGGTGATGGCACTTTTGCAGCAGCAGTTAATTATGCTGCTGGCGATGGTCCTTATTCAGTTTTTTCTGCTGACTTTGATAATGATAATGACATGGATTTAGCAGTAGCAAATGATCGTTCTGATAATGTCTCAATTCTTCTAAATGATGGCGATGGCACTTTTGCAGCAGCAGTTGATTATACTGTTGGCGAGAATCCTGAGTCAGTTTTTTCTGCTGATTTTGATAATGATAATGACATGGATTTAGCAACAGCAAATTATAATTCTGATAATGTCTCGATTCTTCTAAATGATGGCGATGGCACTTTTGCAGCAGCAGGTAACTACGGTACTAATCGTAGACCTGTATCAGTCTTTTCTGCTGACTTTGATAATGATAATGACATGGATTTAGCAACAGCAGATTATGTTGGTAGTTGCGTTTCGATTCTTTTCAATAATTCTTTGCCAGATATCACTGTCACGCCTCTTTCTATTGATTTTAGTCAAGTTCAAATTGGTCAAACATCAGATCAAACAGTAATTGTAAAAAATGATGGGACAAATAATCTAATAATCGGTTCAATTTCTTCTCCATCTGTTCCTTTTAACATTCAAACTGATAACTGTTCAAATCAAACTTTAGTTCCTGCAGCAGAATGTATTCTTACAATTAGATTTGCTCCAACCTCTCTTTCTAATTTTAATTCTAGTTTTGATATTCCTTCCAATGATTCAGATGAAAATTCAGTAATTGTGACTTTGGCTGGTCAAGGAACGGCTAATGCTCCAACTTGTTTATCTTTTTACAAAAGAATCAATCTAAAAAACGCAGTTTTAAATCAAATTTATTGCAGTCAAGAAGTTAATTCAGATGTTTTTTTCTATAAACTTCCAAAAAGAAAGGCAATTAAAAAACTTTATATTAAGCTCATTAGGAATAAGAAATCATATCTAAATGGTTTTACTAGAAAGAATAGTTATCAAGGTTATTTAAAACTTTTATCAAATATTGGTACAGTAAAAAAAGATTATTCAAAAAAAGTAAACAAGCATATTAATTTTAAGATTTCAGTTCGGTATTCAAAAACAAAATTAAATAAGACTAATATTAAAGAAAAGAATCTAAGATTATTTATTAAAGATCGAGATGGAATATGGCGAGGACCATTTAGAATTTATCAAAACAAGACAACTCATACTTTGAAATTCAAGATTAGAAATTATTTAGTCAAACCTCCTAAAAATCCAATTCCTAATCCGTTAGATGTTAAAACTAAAAACAGACCATTTGCTCCAATGTTTTACTTCAGAACTTTGAAAAAGATTAAATTCGTCATTGCAGAGAAGAATGCATTATCTAATTTAACTAATCTAGAAACAGCTGATAGCCAAGATTTCTTTTTTGAATAA
- a CDS encoding ABC transporter permease: MNIKRKAGKILIKVIFLIFLIFLWWLVFKLEIWTPWLFPDPATVGKTMMKGFSNGTIWMGIMISMKRIFIGFGFSLIFGGLLGFLLAKIKILDETVGFLVLGLQTLPSICWLPLALLWFGLNEQAIIFVVIMGCILSITISVESAVKSIPPIFIRAGKMLGAEGFNLYRYVIFPAILPSLITGIKQGWSFAWRSLMSGEMLFITVGLGQLLMMGRELNDMSQVMAIMLVIIMIGIIFDKLVFGVWENNLRRRWGLVKS, encoded by the coding sequence ATGAATATAAAACGTAAAGCTGGTAAAATTTTAATAAAAGTGATTTTTCTGATTTTTCTGATTTTTCTGTGGTGGCTGGTTTTTAAATTAGAAATTTGGACACCTTGGCTTTTTCCAGATCCAGCGACTGTTGGCAAGACAATGATGAAAGGATTTTCTAATGGAACGATTTGGATGGGAATTATGATTAGCATGAAAAGAATTTTTATTGGTTTTGGTTTTTCTCTAATTTTTGGCGGATTGTTGGGATTTCTGTTAGCTAAAATTAAAATTTTAGATGAGACTGTTGGATTCTTGGTATTAGGCTTACAAACTTTGCCAAGTATTTGCTGGTTGCCATTAGCTTTGCTTTGGTTTGGATTAAATGAACAGGCAATTATTTTTGTGGTAATAATGGGTTGTATTTTAAGTATTACAATTTCTGTAGAAAGCGCAGTAAAATCAATTCCGCCGATTTTTATTAGAGCTGGTAAAATGTTGGGAGCAGAAGGTTTTAATTTATATCGTTACGTAATATTTCCGGCAATTTTGCCTTCATTGATTACTGGCATTAAACAAGGCTGGTCATTCGCTTGGAGATCATTAATGTCTGGTGAAATGTTATTTATTACTGTTGGCTTGGGACAATTATTAATGATGGGACGAGAATTAAATGATATGTCTCAAGTGATGGCAATCATGTTAGTGATTATTATGATTGGAATTATTTTTGATAAATTGGTGTTTGGAGTGTGGGAGAATAATTTGAGGCGGCGTTGGGGATTGGTGAAAAGTTAA
- a CDS encoding ABC transporter ATP-binding protein codes for MDIKPGEFICLVGPSGCGKSTLLNIMAGLDKQDSGRIKVDGKIGLMFQEPALFPWLKVKDNVGFGLKIKKLDKEKQEKFIDAHLKMVHLQNFAESYPHELSGGMKQRVALARTLILNPDILLMDEPFAALDAQTREILYKELQNIWQLTKKTVVFVTHNVREAVCLGDRVVVFSARPGKIKKIFDIDLKRPRDLGNLELIKMSNKIMDVLKSEIKEL; via the coding sequence TTGGATATAAAACCAGGTGAATTTATTTGCCTGGTTGGACCATCTGGTTGCGGCAAGTCAACTTTGTTGAATATTATGGCAGGATTGGATAAGCAAGATTCTGGCAGAATAAAAGTAGATGGAAAAATTGGTCTAATGTTTCAAGAACCGGCATTATTTCCTTGGCTGAAGGTAAAAGATAATGTCGGTTTTGGCTTGAAGATTAAAAAATTAGATAAAGAAAAACAAGAAAAATTTATTGATGCTCATTTGAAAATGGTACATCTGCAAAACTTTGCAGAAAGTTATCCGCATGAATTATCTGGAGGAATGAAACAAAGAGTGGCACTGGCTCGAACTCTTATTTTAAATCCAGATATCTTATTAATGGATGAACCTTTTGCAGCACTCGATGCGCAAACTCGCGAAATCTTGTATAAAGAATTACAGAATATTTGGCAATTGACGAAAAAAACTGTTGTTTTTGTGACTCATAATGTTAGAGAGGCGGTTTGTTTAGGAGATAGGGTTGTTGTTTTTAGCGCTCGTCCTGGAAAAATAAAAAAGATTTTTGATATTGATTTAAAAAGGCCAAGAGATTTGGGAAATTTGGAATTAATAAAAATGAGCAATAAGATAATGGATGTTTTGAAAAGTGAGATTAAGGAATTATAA
- a CDS encoding aliphatic sulfonate ABC transporter substrate-binding protein — protein MKKAKVLLLALVLALSGMALIGAGCKSGGDDKKQTTVKLGYFPNITHSQALVGTSNGKFQESLGSDVKLDTKTFNAGPTEIEALFAGEIDLGYIGPSPAVNGYIKSNGESLRIISGATSGAAVLVLQKDLAEQFKKDGAKALEGKKIASPQQGNTQDISLRHYIKDKGLKNVEIVPIANADQLTMFSQKQLDGSWAPEPWGARLVKEAEGVIAIDERTLWPNKKFCVANVIVSTKFLNEHPDLVKKFLQAHVDLTEWINENPAEAQKIVNSEIEKLTTKKLADDVLADAWTRMDVTVNPLKDTVTTFSGWAFDAGFLGDKKPDLSNLYDLSILDEITGQKY, from the coding sequence ATGAAAAAAGCAAAAGTATTATTGCTGGCTCTAGTTCTTGCGCTTTCTGGAATGGCGCTTATTGGAGCTGGTTGTAAAAGTGGAGGAGACGACAAAAAACAGACGACTGTAAAGTTAGGATATTTTCCTAACATTACTCATTCTCAAGCTTTGGTTGGGACTTCGAATGGCAAGTTTCAAGAAAGTTTGGGTAGCGATGTAAAATTGGATACGAAGACATTTAATGCTGGTCCAACAGAAATTGAAGCATTATTTGCCGGTGAAATTGATCTAGGTTATATTGGGCCAAGTCCAGCAGTAAATGGCTATATTAAATCAAATGGCGAATCATTAAGAATTATTTCTGGTGCGACTTCTGGTGCTGCGGTATTAGTATTACAAAAAGATTTAGCAGAACAATTTAAAAAAGATGGCGCAAAAGCATTAGAAGGAAAAAAGATTGCTTCACCACAGCAAGGAAATACACAAGATATTTCTTTAAGACATTATATTAAAGATAAAGGTCTCAAAAATGTTGAAATTGTGCCAATTGCCAATGCTGATCAATTGACAATGTTTTCACAAAAACAACTTGATGGATCTTGGGCTCCAGAACCTTGGGGTGCGAGATTGGTAAAAGAAGCTGAGGGAGTAATTGCAATTGATGAAAGAACTTTGTGGCCAAATAAAAAATTCTGTGTTGCAAATGTAATTGTGAGCACAAAATTTTTAAATGAACATCCTGATTTAGTAAAAAAATTCTTGCAAGCTCATGTTGATTTGACAGAATGGATTAATGAAAATCCTGCTGAAGCGCAAAAAATTGTTAATTCAGAAATTGAAAAATTGACAACTAAGAAATTGGCTGACGATGTTTTGGCTGATGCCTGGACAAGAATGGACGTGACTGTTAATCCATTGAAGGATACTGTAACAACATTTTCAGGCTGGGCATTTGATGCGGGATTTTTGGGAGATAAAAAGCCTGATTTATCAAATCTTTACGATTTAAGCATTTTGGACGAGATCACTGGTCAAAAATATTAA
- the rlmN gene encoding 23S rRNA (adenine(2503)-C(2))-methyltransferase RlmN: MNLEELKKFLKDNNEPDFRFKQIYQAKFFNIAKNFEEITSLSKFLREKLNNDFSFSSLKIKTLKESNNKKVYKALFNLEDNEQIESVLMLEDERRTVCISSQVGCPMGCLFCATGDLGYKRNLKQEEIFDQVLFWARYLKSSFVLRNSGGQGDNNLGKLTNLVVMGMGEPFLNYDNVISALKILNDEKGFNFGQRRMSISTCGIVPGIEKFTAENCQVNLAISLHAPNDFLRSKIMPINKKYPIKDLMQACFDYVNRTNRKLMFEYVMLKGFNDSQTLAKELANLLTHPLFHVNLIKYNYTNSKFQPSDDRTIFFFQQELNKNGISCTVRKSMGEEIWAGCGQLKAQI; encoded by the coding sequence ATGAATTTAGAAGAACTAAAGAAATTTTTGAAAGACAATAATGAACCTGATTTTCGTTTTAAACAAATATATCAGGCGAAGTTTTTTAATATTGCGAAAAATTTTGAAGAAATTACTTCTTTGTCGAAATTTTTGCGTGAAAAGCTAAATAACGATTTTTCTTTTTCTTCTTTGAAAATAAAAACTTTAAAAGAATCAAATAATAAAAAAGTATATAAAGCGCTATTCAATTTGGAAGATAACGAACAGATTGAAAGCGTTTTAATGTTAGAAGATGAAAGAAGAACAGTTTGTATTTCATCGCAAGTTGGTTGTCCAATGGGTTGTTTATTTTGCGCAACTGGAGATTTAGGATATAAAAGGAATTTGAAACAAGAAGAAATATTTGATCAGGTATTATTTTGGGCAAGATATTTAAAATCCTCCTTTGTTCTGAGGAACTCCGGAGGACAAGGGGATAATAATTTAGGAAAATTAACAAATTTGGTGGTAATGGGAATGGGCGAGCCATTTTTAAATTATGACAATGTTATTTCTGCTCTAAAGATTTTGAATGATGAGAAAGGTTTTAATTTTGGTCAGCGAAGAATGTCAATTTCTACTTGTGGAATTGTGCCAGGGATTGAAAAATTTACTGCAGAAAATTGCCAAGTAAATTTGGCGATTTCTTTACATGCGCCAAATGATTTTTTGAGATCAAAAATAATGCCAATTAATAAAAAATATCCGATTAAAGATTTGATGCAAGCTTGTTTTGATTATGTAAATAGAACGAATCGAAAGTTGATGTTTGAATATGTGATGTTGAAGGGCTTTAATGATAGTCAGACACTTGCGAAAGAATTGGCAAATTTGTTAACGCATCCATTATTTCATGTCAATTTAATTAAATATAATTATACTAATTCTAAATTTCAACCATCTGACGATCGAACAATATTCTTTTTTCAGCAGGAATTAAATAAGAATGGAATCAGTTGTACAGTTCGAAAAAGTATGGGAGAGGAAATTTGGGCAGGATGCGGACAGCTAAAAGCACAAATTTAA